A region from the Deinococcus reticulitermitis genome encodes:
- a CDS encoding TlpA family protein disulfide reductase yields MLWPAPEDFVSGPALPPPTGWTQPGLVMTFNLECPGCVSRGIPFLKRLHAEFGDQVHLLAVHTSYGHRPLPREGVEPTLLRFVRDFARLPFPVALDLDGRFAQGWQTEGTPHWLAFAPGGALLRSVYGSQDNAQTRLEYLLAEWVARDSAARGQAEAEE; encoded by the coding sequence ATGCTCTGGCCTGCCCCCGAAGACTTCGTCTCTGGCCCCGCCCTGCCGCCGCCGACCGGGTGGACCCAGCCCGGGCTGGTGATGACCTTCAACCTCGAATGCCCCGGCTGCGTGTCGCGCGGGATTCCCTTCCTGAAGCGCCTGCACGCCGAGTTCGGGGATCAGGTTCACCTGCTCGCCGTCCACACCAGCTACGGGCACCGCCCCCTGCCGCGCGAAGGGGTAGAACCCACGCTGCTGAGGTTCGTGCGCGATTTCGCCCGGTTGCCATTTCCGGTGGCGCTCGATCTCGACGGGCGTTTCGCCCAGGGCTGGCAGACTGAGGGCACCCCGCACTGGCTGGCCTTCGCGCCCGGTGGGGCGCTGCTGCGCAGCGTCTACGGCAGCCAGGACAATGCCCAGACCCGGCTTGAGTACCTGCTCGCGGAGTGGGTGGCCAGGGACAGCGCGGCGCGGGGGCAGGCAGAAGCGGAGGAATGA
- a CDS encoding isochorismatase family protein produces MTLTPTALLLLSVQRHHLTDRPDERQLSREWLQRVEEARAARHLVVLVQWDGEAGSDSETFSKGWTLYPDFRAEAGELLVRATQPDAFAGSDLDAALHSRAVRELRLLGLDGEELQVTAQTARRLGYAVQILQEAGA; encoded by the coding sequence ATGACGCTTACGCCCACCGCCCTGCTGCTGCTCAGCGTGCAGAGGCACCACCTGACCGACCGGCCCGACGAACGCCAGCTCAGCCGCGAGTGGTTGCAGCGTGTGGAAGAGGCGCGCGCGGCTCGGCACCTTGTCGTGCTCGTGCAGTGGGACGGTGAGGCAGGAAGCGACAGCGAGACGTTTTCCAAAGGCTGGACGCTCTACCCCGACTTCCGCGCCGAGGCGGGCGAGCTGCTGGTCCGGGCGACGCAGCCCGACGCCTTCGCCGGCTCAGACCTCGACGCCGCACTTCACTCGCGGGCGGTGCGCGAGCTGCGCCTGCTCGGTCTGGACGGTGAGGAGTTGCAGGTCACGGCGCAGACAGCACGTCGCCTCGGCTACGCGGTGCAGATTCTTCAGGAAGCGGGCGCATGA
- a CDS encoding acetyl-CoA hydrolase/transferase family protein, with the protein MNVRTPEQIKTLLASRRLPDHPRVVVSGNHAVPRTLLALLDETLPAYRLNTINAPTGLPDREGVSYETSFVGAGMRAHPRLSYVPARLSQVPLLFSTTRQPDVVLVHTSMPRGGKVSLGIEVNVLPAAIEACHARGGLIIAQMNAQMPYTYGDGEYGLHLFDAVMEVDEPLPIPPPRRTSGEAAESALQIGERVAARVPHGATLQLGIGEVPDATLASLTARQGLALWSEMFSDGVLRLDEAGALDPDRTIVSSFAFGSEELYRWLDGNRRVRMQRTEITNDPAHIARQPLMTSVNTALQVDLFGQANASRIGARIHSGFGGQTDFIVGALHSRGGQALMALRSWHPKAQVSTIVPILREPTTSFQPSAVITEQGVAAIQGLDERAQAAGIIEQAAHPDARDSLRAAAAELGLN; encoded by the coding sequence ATGAATGTCCGCACCCCCGAACAGATCAAGACCCTGCTTGCCAGCCGCCGCCTTCCCGACCACCCGCGCGTGGTCGTCAGTGGCAACCACGCGGTACCTCGTACGTTGCTCGCGCTGCTCGACGAGACCCTGCCGGCCTACCGCCTGAACACCATCAATGCGCCGACTGGCCTCCCGGACCGCGAGGGCGTGAGCTACGAAACCTCGTTCGTGGGGGCCGGCATGCGCGCGCACCCCCGGCTGAGCTACGTGCCCGCGCGGCTCTCGCAGGTGCCGCTGCTGTTTTCGACCACCCGGCAGCCCGACGTGGTACTCGTCCACACCTCGATGCCGCGCGGAGGCAAGGTGTCGCTCGGCATCGAGGTCAACGTGCTGCCCGCCGCGATCGAGGCCTGTCACGCGCGCGGCGGCTTGATCATCGCCCAGATGAACGCCCAGATGCCCTACACCTACGGCGACGGGGAGTACGGCCTGCACCTGTTTGACGCGGTGATGGAGGTGGATGAGCCTCTGCCCATCCCCCCACCCCGGCGCACGAGTGGCGAGGCGGCAGAGTCTGCCCTCCAGATCGGCGAACGCGTGGCCGCGCGGGTGCCTCATGGCGCCACACTGCAACTCGGCATCGGTGAGGTGCCCGACGCGACGCTCGCCAGCCTGACCGCGCGGCAGGGGCTCGCGCTGTGGTCGGAGATGTTCAGTGACGGCGTGCTGCGGCTCGACGAGGCCGGGGCACTCGACCCCGACCGGACCATCGTCTCGTCCTTCGCCTTCGGGTCCGAAGAGCTCTACCGCTGGCTCGACGGCAACCGCCGGGTGCGGATGCAGCGCACCGAGATCACCAACGACCCGGCCCACATCGCTCGGCAGCCGCTGATGACGAGCGTGAACACCGCGCTGCAGGTCGACCTCTTCGGCCAGGCCAACGCTTCGCGCATCGGCGCGCGCATTCACTCGGGCTTCGGCGGCCAGACCGACTTCATCGTGGGGGCGCTGCACTCGCGCGGGGGTCAGGCGCTGATGGCGCTCCGAAGCTGGCACCCCAAGGCGCAGGTGTCCACCATCGTGCCGATCCTGCGCGAGCCGACCACCTCCTTCCAACCGAGCGCGGTGATCACCGAGCAGGGCGTGGCGGCCATCCAGGGCCTCGACGAGCGCGCGCAGGCTGCCGGGATCATCGAGCAGGCCGCGCATCCCGACGCCCGTGACAGCCTGCGGGCCGCCGCCGCCGAACTTGGCCTGAACTGA